Proteins co-encoded in one Zalophus californianus isolate mZalCal1 chromosome 9, mZalCal1.pri.v2, whole genome shotgun sequence genomic window:
- the LOC113922904 gene encoding cytochrome b-c1 complex subunit 7-like yields MRDDTIYENDDVKEAIRRLPENLYNDRMFRIKRALDLTMSHPILPKEQWTKYEENKFYLEPYLKEVIRERKEREEWAKK; encoded by the coding sequence ATGAGAGATGATACAATATATGAGAATGATGATGTGAAAGAGGCCATAAGAAGGCTTCCTGAGAACCTTTATAACGACAGGATGTTTCGCATTAAGAGAGCACTGGACCTGACCATGAGCCATCCCATCTTGCCTAAAGAGCAGTGGACAAAATATGAGGAGAATAAATTCTACCTTGAACCATATCTGAAAGAAGTTATtcgggaaagaaaagagagagaagaatgggcAAAGAAATAA